The following is a genomic window from Synechococcus sp. JA-2-3B'a(2-13).
CCCTGGAGCGGGCGGGGTTTGGGGTGGTTCATCACGTGCAGCCTGCCTGCCTCAGCCTGACGCAAGCCACTGAGGCCGGCACCCTCTACTCCTTGGAGCAGCTTGGATCCCTGGCGGATTTGGCCCATCACTTTGGCCTCAAGGTGCATATGGATGGGGCTCGCTTCGCCAACGCCTTGGTCGGTTTGGGCTGCACCCCTGCCGAGATGACCTGGAAAGCGGGGGTGGATGTGCTGTCCTTTGGGGCCACCAAAAATGGGGCCTGGGCTGCGGAAGCGGTGGTGTTTTTTCATCCAGATCAGGTGGGCGATTTTGAGTTTCGTCGCAAGCGCAGTGGCCATCTGGTTTCGAAGATGCGCTTTTTGTCTGCCCAATTGCAGGCCTATCTCCAGGATGGGGTGTGGCTGCGCAATGCCCGCCATGCCAACGCGATGGCCCAACGGTTGGCCCAGGGACTGGGATCCCTGCCGGGAGCCAGGTTGGTATATCCCACCGAGGCCAATGAGGTTTTTATCGAGCTGCCGGAGCCGGTTCTCCAGGCCCTGGAGCAGGCGGGGTTTCGGTTTTACCGCTGGCTGGGGGAAGGTCACCACTTAATCCGCCTGGTGACGGCTTTTAACACTTTGCCCGCAGATGTCGAGCGCTTCTGCCAGGTGGCTCAGCAAGCCA
Proteins encoded in this region:
- a CDS encoding threonine aldolase family protein, yielding MARSKPALTLPRRDPPVVQAMNFCSDNVTGACPEVMEALLALNRGSAMPYGGDECTAQVQRLFAEIFEHEVAVFPVATGSAANALALSVLTPPYGAIYCHPEAHINLDECGAPELFTGGAKLVGIPGEQGRIDWGNLKAALERAGFGVVHHVQPACLSLTQATEAGTLYSLEQLGSLADLAHHFGLKVHMDGARFANALVGLGCTPAEMTWKAGVDVLSFGATKNGAWAAEAVVFFHPDQVGDFEFRRKRSGHLVSKMRFLSAQLQAYLQDGVWLRNARHANAMAQRLAQGLGSLPGARLVYPTEANEVFIELPEPVLQALEQAGFRFYRWLGEGHHLIRLVTAFNTLPADVERFCQVAQQASRLQ